The following proteins come from a genomic window of Myroides odoratus DSM 2801:
- a CDS encoding penicillin-binding protein activator LpoB, whose translation MQIKKIALAAILAASGLFITSCGRQVTRVSTEETIDLSGRWNNSDSREVAQQMTRQVLDGAWIGNFQDDNDNKKPVVIVGMVYNKSHEHIDAETFVKDVEQSFIQSGRVRLVQGGKKRDELRGERADQQTNASASSMKQFGLEQGADFMLQGSINSIVDSHKKKKVVYYQVNLELTNLQTNEVVWIGDKKIAKYVKN comes from the coding sequence ATGCAAATTAAGAAGATAGCATTAGCTGCAATTTTAGCAGCATCAGGTTTATTTATCACATCATGTGGTCGTCAAGTTACACGTGTTAGCACAGAAGAAACAATCGACTTAAGTGGTAGATGGAATAACTCAGATTCAAGAGAAGTTGCACAACAAATGACAAGACAAGTATTAGATGGTGCTTGGATTGGTAATTTTCAAGATGACAACGACAATAAAAAACCGGTAGTTATCGTCGGAATGGTTTACAACAAAAGCCATGAGCATATTGACGCTGAAACTTTCGTAAAAGACGTTGAGCAATCATTCATCCAATCTGGACGTGTTCGTTTAGTACAAGGTGGTAAAAAACGCGATGAGTTAAGAGGAGAAAGAGCAGATCAACAAACAAATGCTTCAGCTTCTTCAATGAAACAGTTTGGATTAGAACAAGGAGCAGATTTCATGTTGCAAGGTTCAATCAACTCAATCGTTGATTCACACAAAAAGAAAAAAGTGGTTTACTATCAAGTTAATTTGGAATTAACGAATCTTCAAACAAATGAAGTTGTTTGGATCGGTGATAAAAAAATAGCGAAATACGTAAAAAACTAA
- a CDS encoding YceI family protein — protein METKIWNIDKTHSSIGFKIKHMMFTNVRGNFTDYQATINLVNDNLEESTLQFETQIASIDTNNADRDNHLKSADFFDAEQYPTVTFTSTKIEKKGEAHYVVEGTLTMHGVSKPVKLNAEYSGIIQDPWGNAKIALALNGKVNRKDWNLNWNTTLETGGLLVSEEVNFDIETQFVLA, from the coding sequence ATGGAAACTAAAATTTGGAACATTGACAAAACACACTCTTCAATTGGATTTAAAATTAAACACATGATGTTTACCAATGTAAGAGGAAACTTCACTGATTATCAAGCAACCATCAACTTGGTAAATGATAATTTAGAAGAAAGTACCCTACAATTTGAAACGCAAATTGCTTCAATTGACACAAACAACGCAGACCGTGATAATCATTTAAAAAGTGCCGATTTCTTTGATGCAGAACAATACCCTACTGTAACTTTTACCTCAACTAAAATTGAGAAAAAAGGAGAAGCTCATTATGTAGTAGAAGGTACTTTAACCATGCACGGTGTAAGTAAACCTGTAAAATTAAATGCAGAATACAGCGGTATCATTCAAGATCCATGGGGAAATGCTAAAATTGCTCTAGCCCTAAATGGTAAAGTGAATAGAAAAGACTGGAATTTAAACTGGAACACCACACTAGAAACAGGTGGTTTATTGGTAAGCGAAGAAGTAAACTTCGATATCGAAACTCAGTTTGTTTTAGCTTAA
- a CDS encoding Crp/Fnr family transcriptional regulator, with product MDILLESIAKHVTLTEVEQKIVLDSFESHRYSAKEKLLVEGEICYNSTFVISGILRNYFVDDQIVEHTVSFATNGWWIADMYSFLSQKPGNSYIEVVEDAMVLTMTREQQLNLFDQVPKMERYFRILIERSLIANQQRLMDNLSLTAEERYERFCERFPDIKHCLPQKQIASYLGITPEFFSKLKKRMLTAK from the coding sequence GTGGATATATTATTAGAAAGCATTGCGAAGCATGTAACCTTGACAGAAGTAGAGCAAAAAATCGTATTGGATTCTTTCGAATCTCATCGTTATAGTGCAAAAGAAAAACTCTTGGTAGAAGGTGAAATCTGTTATAATTCAACTTTTGTAATCTCGGGAATTTTGAGAAACTATTTTGTAGATGATCAGATTGTTGAGCATACGGTTAGTTTTGCAACAAACGGATGGTGGATTGCTGACATGTATAGTTTCCTTTCTCAAAAGCCTGGCAATTCTTATATCGAGGTAGTAGAAGACGCCATGGTACTAACCATGACTCGCGAGCAACAGCTCAACCTCTTTGACCAAGTTCCAAAAATGGAGCGTTATTTCCGCATTCTTATTGAACGATCGCTAATTGCGAATCAACAACGCTTGATGGATAACCTTTCGCTAACCGCTGAAGAGCGTTATGAGCGTTTCTGCGAGCGTTTCCCAGATATTAAACACTGTTTACCACAAAAACAAATTGCGTCTTATTTAGGCATTACTCCTGAGTTTTTCAGCAAATTGAAAAAACGCATGCTTACGGCGAAATAA
- a CDS encoding cysteine-rich CWC family protein, whose product MTKNKVCTHCKTPIDCQPEAIDQCACSQVEVSSATRNFLRSSFHKCLCPSCLEKMEQLVQEGHANEFPRTRSEMVEGKHYYMENGYFVFTELYHFLKEQCCQNGCRHCVYGFKNRYL is encoded by the coding sequence ATGACGAAGAATAAAGTGTGTACGCACTGTAAAACTCCTATTGATTGTCAACCGGAAGCGATTGATCAATGTGCTTGTTCTCAAGTTGAGGTTAGCTCAGCTACTCGAAACTTCTTGCGAAGCTCCTTTCACAAGTGCTTATGTCCAAGCTGCCTGGAAAAAATGGAACAGTTGGTACAAGAAGGACATGCGAATGAGTTTCCACGGACAAGAAGTGAAATGGTAGAAGGAAAACATTATTACATGGAAAATGGCTATTTTGTTTTTACTGAATTGTACCACTTTTTGAAAGAACAATGCTGTCAAAATGGATGTAGACATTGCGTGTATGGTTTTAAGAACCGTTACTTATAG
- a CDS encoding mevalonate kinase family protein, with the protein MKGPLFYSKILLFGEYGIIKDSKGLSIPYNFYKGALKMEDNLEGFAKKSNESLRNFAAYLEDMQEAEPALVQFDLDRLQAEIENGLYFDSSIPQGYGVGSSGALVAAIYDQYALEKITVLENLSKDKLLKLKGIFGKMEAFFHGTSSGLDPLNSYLSLPILINSKDNIEPTGIPSQSLDGKGAVFLIDSGIVGETAPMITIFMEKLKEQGFRKVLKEEFIKHTDACVENFLKGDLKALFNNTKELSSVVFNHFKPMIPEQFHNVWQKGIETNDYYLKLCGSGGGGYILGFTPDIDKAKETLKDYKLEVVYQF; encoded by the coding sequence ATGAAAGGACCTTTATTTTATTCAAAGATTCTATTATTCGGAGAATATGGAATTATAAAAGACTCAAAAGGATTATCTATTCCTTATAATTTTTATAAGGGAGCCTTAAAAATGGAAGATAACCTAGAGGGATTCGCTAAAAAATCAAACGAAAGCTTACGAAACTTCGCTGCGTATCTAGAAGATATGCAAGAGGCTGAGCCTGCTTTGGTACAATTTGATCTCGATCGCTTACAAGCAGAGATTGAAAATGGATTGTACTTTGATTCTAGTATTCCACAAGGATACGGCGTTGGTAGTAGTGGTGCCTTAGTTGCAGCTATCTACGATCAATATGCACTAGAAAAAATCACCGTTTTAGAGAATCTAAGCAAAGATAAATTACTGAAATTAAAAGGGATTTTTGGTAAAATGGAAGCTTTCTTCCACGGAACAAGCTCAGGGTTAGATCCGTTGAATAGCTATTTGAGTTTACCAATCTTAATTAACTCCAAAGATAATATCGAACCAACCGGAATACCTTCTCAAAGTTTAGATGGAAAAGGAGCTGTGTTTTTAATCGATTCAGGAATTGTAGGTGAAACAGCACCTATGATTACTATCTTTATGGAGAAATTGAAAGAACAAGGATTCAGAAAAGTACTAAAAGAAGAGTTCATCAAGCATACAGATGCTTGTGTTGAAAACTTCTTAAAAGGAGATTTGAAAGCCTTGTTTAACAATACAAAAGAACTTTCATCTGTTGTATTCAATCACTTTAAACCTATGATTCCAGAACAGTTTCACAATGTGTGGCAGAAGGGAATCGAAACCAATGATTACTATTTGAAATTATGTGGTTCTGGTGGAGGTGGTTATATCTTAGGATTTACACCAGATATTGACAAAGCAAAAGAAACGCTTAAAGATTACAAATTAGAAGTAGTATATCAATTTTAA
- a CDS encoding COG3014 family protein, whose protein sequence is MVFNRTISSISKTLVPLALMFFVFGCATYHDRITDYYQRMTQQDYAGADNALDKNKLLQKTRNLLLFYMEKGRVEHLKGNYALSNQYLNKADLLIEDQVTKVGDVMVGLFLNSMSQSYKGEEFEIFMIHYYKALNYLYLGQSQEALVEARRISLQNYEQGDKYNNKTTRYSKDAFSLNLQGLIYESTGNYNDAFIAYRNAVEVYQSATGGLYYGVSIPENLKYDVMNMANKLGFTSDLKRFEKEFSMPFKAYQTAEGGELVVFWENGVAPIKEEENIVFSLIKGDSGALVFTNALGVMIPLDFGIAGNTNLSDVHSVNIAFPKYISIPVPYAKAQVQVNGSATFVLEKVQDIDVVAVSTLKERAGKELGKILTRLAVKKAAEYAVKSTARSNDNNAVLEGVGLGLQLYNLFSEKADTRNWQTLPAEIRYARVPLAKGKNQLSLELQRPQGEIVKQQVEIEATGNMKFYNFATMK, encoded by the coding sequence ATGGTTTTCAATCGAACCATATCTTCAATATCAAAAACATTAGTGCCATTGGCGCTAATGTTTTTCGTATTTGGATGCGCCACTTATCACGATCGGATTACGGATTACTACCAGCGTATGACTCAACAAGACTACGCGGGAGCCGATAATGCATTGGATAAGAATAAACTACTGCAAAAAACAAGAAACTTACTCCTATTTTATATGGAAAAGGGGCGAGTGGAACACCTCAAAGGGAACTATGCCTTGAGTAATCAATACTTAAATAAGGCGGATCTTCTAATCGAAGATCAAGTGACAAAAGTTGGGGATGTTATGGTAGGACTTTTCTTGAATTCCATGTCTCAAAGTTACAAAGGAGAGGAATTCGAGATCTTCATGATTCACTACTATAAAGCATTAAACTATTTATACCTAGGACAATCTCAAGAAGCTTTAGTAGAAGCGCGTCGTATTTCCCTTCAGAACTATGAACAAGGAGATAAATACAACAACAAGACTACTCGTTATTCGAAAGATGCCTTTTCTCTAAATTTACAAGGACTTATTTACGAATCTACTGGAAATTACAACGATGCTTTTATTGCATATAGAAATGCTGTAGAAGTGTATCAAAGTGCAACTGGTGGTTTGTATTATGGGGTAAGTATTCCTGAAAACCTAAAGTATGATGTCATGAATATGGCAAATAAATTGGGCTTTACCAGTGATTTGAAGAGATTTGAAAAAGAATTTTCAATGCCTTTTAAAGCGTATCAAACCGCTGAAGGAGGAGAGTTAGTCGTTTTCTGGGAAAATGGGGTTGCCCCAATTAAAGAGGAAGAAAATATTGTCTTTTCGTTAATTAAAGGGGATAGTGGAGCTTTAGTTTTTACCAATGCCTTAGGGGTTATGATTCCATTGGATTTTGGTATTGCAGGTAATACAAACTTAAGTGATGTTCACAGTGTGAATATTGCCTTTCCTAAATACATTAGTATTCCAGTGCCTTACGCAAAAGCGCAAGTGCAAGTCAATGGCTCAGCAACTTTTGTTTTAGAAAAAGTGCAAGATATAGATGTTGTTGCAGTTTCTACTTTAAAAGAAAGAGCAGGAAAAGAGTTAGGAAAAATCTTAACGCGATTGGCTGTGAAAAAAGCGGCAGAATACGCTGTTAAGTCTACAGCTAGATCCAATGATAATAATGCAGTACTAGAAGGTGTTGGCTTAGGATTACAGCTGTATAATTTGTTTTCAGAAAAAGCAGATACACGGAACTGGCAAACGCTACCTGCTGAAATCAGATATGCTCGTGTACCTTTGGCAAAAGGAAAGAATCAATTGAGCTTGGAGTTGCAAAGACCACAAGGTGAAATTGTAAAACAACAAGTCGAAATTGAGGCAACAGGAAACATGAAGTTCTACAATTTTGCTACCATGAAGTAG
- a CDS encoding geranylgeranylglycerol-phosphate geranylgeranyltransferase, with translation MLSRKNKILLAKIFSLFSVVRGYNIFVIILAQYLASIFIFAPEKRALDVILDWQLFLIILASALAIASGYIINNFYDAEKDLINRPNKSMLDRLVSQTTKLRVYFFLNFLSVCIVLPVSIHGAIFFAIYIFLLWFYSHKLKKYPIIGNLLASLLAMLPFFAILMYFRSFHISIFVHAFFLYLIILIREIMKDLENIRGDFANNYQTIPVRFGEQKAKEVITGVFVLALIPIYFMTVRFDVGYMIYYFYFSIVILLFFLLRLWKSSTTQEYHQLHFLLKLLILLGVLSIVLIKPDVLASGKYLLEETL, from the coding sequence ATGTTATCTAGGAAAAATAAAATCCTCTTAGCTAAAATATTCAGTCTGTTTTCTGTGGTGAGAGGTTATAACATTTTTGTTATTATTTTAGCCCAATATTTAGCTTCCATTTTTATCTTCGCTCCAGAAAAAAGAGCTTTAGATGTTATTTTAGATTGGCAGTTATTTCTTATTATATTGGCTTCAGCCTTAGCAATCGCCTCAGGCTATATCATCAACAATTTTTATGATGCAGAAAAAGATTTAATCAATCGCCCCAATAAATCAATGTTGGATCGCTTGGTGAGTCAAACAACAAAATTGAGAGTCTATTTCTTCCTCAATTTCCTATCTGTTTGTATTGTGCTTCCTGTATCTATACACGGAGCTATTTTCTTTGCCATCTATATTTTTCTCTTGTGGTTTTATTCCCATAAGTTGAAAAAATACCCAATCATTGGTAATCTATTAGCCTCTTTATTGGCCATGTTGCCTTTCTTTGCTATTCTCATGTACTTTAGATCGTTTCATATTTCTATTTTTGTTCATGCTTTTTTCTTGTATTTGATTATTTTGATTCGAGAAATCATGAAAGATTTAGAAAATATCCGAGGAGACTTTGCGAATAACTACCAGACGATTCCGGTACGTTTTGGCGAACAAAAAGCAAAAGAAGTCATTACGGGCGTTTTTGTGTTAGCTTTAATTCCCATTTATTTCATGACCGTTCGCTTTGATGTCGGCTATATGATTTACTATTTCTATTTTAGTATTGTCATTTTGCTGTTCTTCTTATTGAGACTATGGAAATCAAGTACCACGCAAGAGTATCACCAATTGCATTTCTTACTTAAGCTTTTGATTCTCTTAGGGGTCCTATCTATTGTGTTAATTAAACCCGATGTTTTGGCAAGTGGGAAGTATCTTTTAGAGGAGACTTTATAA
- a CDS encoding Fic family protein has translation MKSIEKIIEQYKALNLSDIVDYDKFNAITVSHHSTKLEGSTLTELESEILLNNHMTPKGRPLSDVYMVADHALALSYVIKQAKNRERITVDLIQHINALVLKNTGEIINNAFGTFDLSKGVIRKWNVQNGRGDSYPAFQKVEDKTKELVAIINEKMTDDLNVKEATDLAFDMHYNLVAIHPFGNGNGRTSRLMMNYIQVYYNLPMAIVNSSDKEAYIQALRNTDETGNKKFFNDFMYDQYEKYLLHIISKQEENLKKNTNKGGFNFVF, from the coding sequence ATGAAATCAATCGAAAAAATCATTGAGCAATATAAAGCATTGAATTTGTCCGATATTGTCGATTATGACAAATTCAATGCAATTACTGTAAGTCATCATTCAACGAAGTTGGAAGGATCTACTTTAACAGAACTCGAATCAGAAATATTATTAAATAACCATATGACACCTAAAGGACGCCCTTTGTCAGATGTCTATATGGTGGCTGATCATGCCCTAGCCTTATCATATGTAATAAAGCAAGCAAAGAATCGAGAAAGAATAACAGTAGACCTGATTCAGCATATAAATGCTCTAGTATTAAAAAACACGGGAGAGATTATAAATAATGCTTTTGGAACTTTCGATCTGTCAAAAGGTGTAATACGCAAATGGAATGTTCAAAACGGAAGAGGTGATAGTTATCCCGCATTTCAAAAAGTAGAAGATAAAACAAAGGAATTAGTAGCTATTATTAACGAGAAGATGACGGATGACTTAAATGTAAAAGAAGCAACGGATTTAGCATTTGATATGCATTATAATTTAGTTGCAATCCATCCTTTTGGAAATGGGAATGGTAGAACAAGTCGATTGATGATGAATTATATCCAAGTGTATTACAATTTACCAATGGCCATCGTAAACAGCTCTGATAAGGAAGCTTATATTCAAGCATTAAGGAATACTGATGAAACAGGGAATAAGAAATTTTTTAATGATTTTATGTATGACCAATATGAAAAATACCTACTTCACATTATCAGCAAGCAAGAAGAGAATCTAAAAAAGAATACTAACAAAGGAGGTTTTAATTTTGTCTTTTAA
- a CDS encoding pirin family protein, whose product MENFIFYKSDTRGYADHGWLKSNHTFSFANYRNDDRVHFGVLRVLNDDYVAPGMGFGTHPHENMEIISIPLKGSLAHKDSMGHGETIHVNEIQVMSAGTGVQHSEFNPSETEASEFLQIWVFPNKLHVTPRYQQLPLDVTKRHNNWDQILSPNPDDAGAWIHQNAWFHLANLDQNKTLNYELKDKTNGIYLFVLEGSITVNNQTLDRRDAIGIWDIDSLQVQATADAQLLLMEIPMELPSYLQ is encoded by the coding sequence ATGGAAAATTTTATTTTTTACAAATCTGATACAAGAGGATATGCTGACCATGGTTGGTTAAAATCAAACCACACCTTCAGCTTTGCTAACTACAGAAACGATGATCGTGTACACTTTGGTGTTTTACGCGTACTCAATGATGATTACGTAGCACCAGGTATGGGGTTTGGGACGCATCCACATGAAAACATGGAGATTATCTCAATTCCATTGAAAGGAAGTTTAGCACATAAAGACAGTATGGGCCACGGCGAAACCATTCACGTTAATGAAATCCAAGTAATGAGTGCTGGTACAGGTGTACAACACAGTGAATTCAATCCTAGTGAAACAGAAGCTAGTGAATTCTTGCAAATCTGGGTATTTCCCAATAAGCTACACGTAACACCGCGCTACCAACAATTGCCATTGGATGTTACTAAACGCCACAACAATTGGGATCAAATCTTATCACCTAATCCTGACGATGCTGGTGCATGGATTCACCAAAATGCGTGGTTTCATTTAGCAAACTTGGATCAAAATAAAACACTAAACTACGAACTAAAAGATAAAACCAACGGAATTTATCTCTTTGTATTAGAAGGCAGCATCACCGTAAACAACCAAACATTAGATCGCAGAGATGCCATCGGAATTTGGGATATTGATTCACTTCAAGTACAAGCAACAGCTGATGCACAGCTTTTATTAATGGAAATTCCAATGGAATTACCTAGTTACTTACAATAA
- a CDS encoding pseudouridine synthase encodes MNNGKSGSRKPQSNRSGKPKAGGPKAGKSKAGGSKVGGAKPFQKRASQGQGAQKPNPSTRTFDKKPKVVATPKEDNGVMRLNKYISNSGVCSRRDADLYITSGNVKVNGEVVTELGYKVNITDVVNFDGMVLVPEKKVYILLNKPKGFSTINEDVISQENVLSLIKNATKSAVAPVGRMDKSTLGLMIFTNDTNLIQKLSSPEQRSSKMYQVSLDRNLKYEDLERVQKGIYIDEKRVFVEDVAYVENQPKTEIGIKLKASNVKLVRALFESMDYNVLKVDRVMYGNITKWNLPRGSWRFLTDDEVRSLQQG; translated from the coding sequence ATGAATAACGGTAAATCAGGTTCTAGAAAACCCCAATCTAATCGCAGTGGAAAACCAAAAGCTGGAGGGCCAAAAGCTGGTAAATCTAAAGCTGGAGGATCAAAAGTTGGAGGTGCAAAACCTTTCCAGAAGCGAGCTAGTCAAGGACAAGGAGCACAAAAACCTAATCCTTCTACTAGAACATTCGATAAAAAGCCAAAAGTAGTAGCTACTCCAAAAGAAGATAATGGAGTAATGCGCTTAAACAAGTATATTAGTAATTCTGGAGTATGTTCTAGAAGAGACGCAGATTTATATATTACTTCGGGTAACGTAAAAGTGAACGGAGAAGTAGTAACGGAATTAGGATACAAAGTAAATATAACAGATGTTGTAAACTTTGACGGTATGGTATTAGTACCAGAGAAAAAGGTATATATCTTGTTAAATAAGCCAAAAGGATTCTCTACAATCAATGAAGATGTTATTAGTCAAGAGAATGTATTGAGCTTGATTAAAAATGCAACTAAGTCAGCAGTAGCACCTGTAGGACGTATGGATAAAAGTACATTGGGACTGATGATTTTTACCAATGATACTAATTTAATTCAAAAGTTAAGTTCACCAGAACAACGTTCTTCAAAAATGTACCAAGTTTCGTTAGATCGAAATTTGAAATACGAAGATTTGGAGCGTGTACAAAAGGGAATCTACATTGACGAAAAGCGTGTTTTTGTTGAAGATGTTGCTTATGTTGAGAATCAACCGAAGACTGAAATTGGAATCAAATTAAAAGCATCGAACGTAAAATTAGTACGTGCTTTATTTGAGTCAATGGATTATAATGTATTGAAAGTAGATCGCGTGATGTACGGAAATATCACCAAGTGGAATCTACCAAGAGGAAGCTGGAGATTTTTAACGGACGATGAAGTTCGCAGTTTACAACAAGGATAA